In Solanum pennellii chromosome 7, SPENNV200, the following are encoded in one genomic region:
- the LOC107025540 gene encoding protein SRG1-like — translation MSIAGQPKHVQEISAEGIEPPSEFFVKDTILAGNLGSVSLIQIPIIDLNLLLLDPYSEAYKDEINKLLDALSSWGVFQVIGHGMSSSYLEEIRNLIKKFFCLSIEEKQKYGRAADGFEGYGNDPIFVEGQVLDWCDRLFLTAYPQDQRNLQFWPQNPPNFMNVFEEYCNKVIVLTRTLLKIFARSQNLEDDAFYKEIGEKTLVQARFNLYPKCPKPDKILGVKAHADASIITTLLQDKEVEGLQVLKDGKWYGVPTILHALLINVGDQLEIMSNGIFKSPIHRVAANSEQERISLAVFYFPDYEKEIEPLQGLINSQRPQMFRKVKNYPSISFKSFHSGQIAIDTLRISPSQ, via the exons ATGTCTATCGCTGGACAACCAAAACATGTTCAAGAGATTTCTGCGGAAGGAATAGAACCTCCATCGGAGTTTTTCGTTAAGGATACTATTCTTGCTGGAAACTTAGGCTCTGTTTCATTGATCCAAATACCGATCATCGATCTGAATTTGCTTTTATTGGATCCCTATTCTGAAGCATACAAGGATGAAATCAACAAACTGCTAGATGCTCTCAGCTCCTGGGGTGTTTTTCag GTAATAGGTCATGGGATGTCAAGTTCATATTTGGAGGAAATACGTAATCTCATCAAGAAATTCTTTTGTCTATCAATTGAAGAGAAGCAAAAATATGGCAGAGCTGCTGATGGATTTGAAGGATATGGAAATGACCCAATTTTTGTTGAAGGACAAGTTTTAGATTGGTGTGATCGATTGTTTTTGACAGCATACCCTCAAGATCAAAGAAATCTTCAATTTTGGCCTCAAAATCCTCCTAATTTTAT GAACGTCTTTGAAGAATATTGTAATAAGGTGATAGTATTAACAAGAACTTTGCTAAAAATATTTGCAAGATCACAAAACTTGGAGGATGATGCTTTCTATAAAGAGATTGGAGAAAAAACATTGGTACAAGCTAGATTTAACTTGTACCCTAAATGTCCAAAACCAGATAAAATTTTGGGAGTCAAAGCTCATGCAGATGCATCAATAATCACTACTCTTTTGCAAGACAAAGAAGTTGAGGGCCTTCAAGTTTTAAAAGATGGTAAATGGTATGGAGTTCCTACAATACTCCATGCTTTACTAATCAACGTTGGCGATCAACTCGAG ATAATGAGTAATGGAATTTTCAAGAGCCCAATTCATAGGGTGGCAGCAAATTCAGAACAAGAAAGGATAAGTTTAGCAGTGTTCTATTTCCCAGATTATGAAAAAGAGATAGAGCCCCTCCAAGGTTTAATAAATTCACAAAGGCCCCAAATGTTTAGAAAAGTTAAAAACTATCCTTCTATTAGTTTCAAGTCCTTCCATAGTGGTCAAATAGCCATTGACACTCTTAGAATTTCACCTTCTCAATGA